One segment of Candidatus Nitrospira nitrosa DNA contains the following:
- a CDS encoding cation-translocating P-type ATPase yields MEKGLQASSENTGRKAWYAGPAQALADELRTDLNSGLPVDDAARRRAQEGPNELPEAEPPSLLKLFLSQFTSLIVWVLIGAAIVSGLLEDWIDTAAILAIVFFNGVLGFVQEFRAERSLAALRKMSVSMARVIRDGALQSIPARELVRGDLVALEAGDRIPADARLIYTTNFQAQEASLTGESTPVQKQAEWFEEAEVPLADQRNMVFMGTVAVSGKAHGLVVATGVGTELGRIAALIQKAAEAERAETPLQRRLEQFGSTLLWLALGVVTIVFMLGFLRGEPLVEMFLISVSLAVAAVPEGLPAVVTVTLAVGVMRMAKRHALIRKLPAVETLGSATVICTDKTGTLTKNEMTVTKLVVGSETFEVTGEGYEPVGEIKEHSSEARVLNTQSSDRSGHPSPSTQQSALPPGLRDLLTAAVLCNSATLQQEKGIWRIIGDPTEGALLVAAAKVGLTKAELEGQAPREREIPFDAERKMMTIVRRTEQGCKVYSKGAPDVLLKRCATHMTPEGRIEVLDAEHRRQINDANASLAQQALRVLGVAYRPLGRQVHADEEVECDLIFLGLLAMKDPLRSEATEAVRLCRQAGIRTAMITGDHKETAVAIARELGLQRNDDMALSGAELDGLTDEQLMQQVERVTVYARVSAEHKLRVVQAWKRNGAIVAMTGDGVNDAPAIKASDIGVAMGLAGTDVTKEASDMVVTDDNFASIAAAVEEGRGIFDNIRKTVHFLLSCNMSEVLVMLFATLFGLPLPLLPIHILWMNLVTDGFPALALAVDPKAPDLMQQPPRQTEARLLDGGRLWAIAGEGLLLAGIALSAFSLSLFIWQQPIDQARTVTFTVMVAAQLVHAFNCRSDRWSLFKVGVTSNRALIWAVLVSLALQVGILTIPILEPIFKVAPLPIEDWALMVVIGLLPLAVVEGVKWVRR; encoded by the coding sequence ATGGAAAAGGGATTGCAGGCATCGAGTGAAAACACCGGGAGGAAAGCTTGGTATGCCGGGCCTGCACAAGCCCTGGCGGATGAACTCCGGACAGACCTCAATAGTGGCCTGCCTGTCGATGACGCGGCACGCCGCCGAGCGCAGGAAGGTCCCAACGAACTACCCGAAGCCGAACCTCCCTCGCTGTTGAAACTTTTTCTCTCGCAATTCACGAGCCTCATCGTATGGGTGCTGATCGGGGCGGCCATTGTCTCTGGGCTATTAGAAGACTGGATCGATACAGCGGCGATTCTCGCCATCGTGTTTTTTAATGGGGTGCTGGGGTTTGTGCAGGAATTCCGAGCCGAGCGATCGCTGGCAGCCCTGCGTAAGATGTCAGTGTCCATGGCCCGTGTTATCCGCGACGGGGCACTGCAGTCCATCCCGGCCAGAGAACTGGTGAGGGGAGACCTGGTTGCCCTTGAGGCCGGAGACCGGATTCCAGCCGATGCGCGTTTGATTTACACGACGAATTTCCAAGCGCAAGAAGCCTCACTCACCGGCGAGTCGACACCGGTGCAGAAACAGGCAGAGTGGTTTGAGGAAGCCGAGGTCCCGTTGGCCGATCAGCGCAATATGGTCTTCATGGGTACCGTGGCCGTCTCCGGTAAGGCTCATGGACTGGTGGTGGCGACCGGCGTGGGTACGGAACTTGGTCGGATCGCCGCTTTGATTCAGAAGGCCGCCGAGGCGGAGCGTGCCGAAACTCCGTTGCAGCGCCGATTGGAACAATTCGGTTCGACACTCCTGTGGCTTGCGCTCGGCGTTGTTACCATCGTATTCATGCTCGGCTTTCTCCGGGGAGAACCGTTGGTGGAGATGTTTCTCATTTCGGTCAGTCTGGCAGTAGCGGCTGTACCTGAGGGTCTGCCTGCGGTCGTGACGGTCACATTGGCGGTGGGCGTCATGCGGATGGCTAAGCGACATGCGCTGATTCGAAAACTTCCCGCCGTCGAGACACTCGGTTCTGCCACGGTGATCTGCACCGACAAGACCGGTACGTTGACGAAAAATGAGATGACGGTGACGAAATTGGTTGTCGGCAGCGAAACCTTCGAGGTAACCGGCGAGGGGTATGAGCCGGTGGGTGAAATCAAAGAACACAGTTCCGAGGCACGAGTGCTGAACACTCAGTCATCGGATCGATCAGGACACCCATCACCCAGCACCCAGCAATCAGCACTTCCCCCTGGTCTGCGCGATCTTCTGACCGCTGCGGTGTTGTGTAATAGCGCGACATTGCAACAAGAGAAGGGGATCTGGCGGATCATCGGCGACCCGACCGAGGGGGCGTTGCTCGTGGCGGCCGCGAAGGTCGGTCTCACCAAGGCCGAATTGGAAGGCCAAGCGCCACGGGAGAGGGAAATTCCGTTTGATGCCGAGCGGAAGATGATGACGATTGTCCGCCGAACGGAGCAAGGCTGCAAGGTGTACAGCAAAGGAGCGCCTGATGTCTTACTAAAGCGCTGTGCCACACATATGACGCCAGAAGGACGGATCGAGGTGCTTGATGCAGAACATCGGCGACAGATTAACGACGCCAATGCGTCGTTGGCGCAGCAAGCCCTCCGGGTCCTGGGCGTCGCCTATAGACCTCTTGGCCGCCAGGTACATGCTGATGAAGAAGTCGAGTGCGACCTGATTTTTCTCGGGCTCCTCGCGATGAAAGATCCATTGCGGTCTGAAGCGACAGAGGCAGTCCGTCTCTGCCGGCAAGCCGGCATCAGAACCGCCATGATCACCGGTGATCACAAGGAGACCGCGGTCGCGATCGCTCGTGAGCTGGGCTTGCAACGCAATGACGACATGGCCTTGTCCGGTGCTGAGCTTGATGGTCTCACCGACGAGCAATTGATGCAGCAGGTCGAGCGTGTGACGGTGTACGCCCGGGTATCTGCCGAGCATAAGCTCCGGGTGGTGCAGGCCTGGAAGCGAAACGGGGCGATTGTCGCCATGACCGGTGATGGAGTCAATGACGCGCCGGCGATTAAGGCCTCGGATATCGGTGTGGCGATGGGTCTTGCCGGCACCGATGTGACCAAAGAAGCCTCGGACATGGTCGTGACGGACGACAATTTTGCCTCGATCGCCGCCGCGGTCGAGGAGGGGCGGGGTATCTTCGACAACATCAGGAAGACGGTACATTTTCTTTTGTCGTGCAATATGAGCGAGGTGCTCGTCATGCTGTTTGCGACCCTGTTCGGCCTGCCGCTTCCGCTCCTGCCGATTCACATTCTGTGGATGAACCTCGTGACGGACGGTTTCCCAGCTCTCGCCCTGGCGGTCGATCCGAAAGCGCCGGATCTGATGCAGCAGCCGCCGCGGCAGACCGAGGCACGCCTCCTGGATGGTGGCAGGTTGTGGGCTATCGCCGGAGAAGGGCTACTGTTGGCGGGTATCGCTCTGAGCGCCTTCTCGCTGAGTTTGTTTATCTGGCAGCAGCCGATTGACCAGGCTCGAACAGTGACGTTTACCGTGATGGTCGCTGCTCAGTTAGTGCATGCCTTTAATTGTCGGAGCGATCGCTGGTCGCTGTTCAAGGTGGGGGTGACGAGCAACCGTGCCCTCATCTGGGCAGTGCTGGTTTCTCTGGCTCTACAAGTCGGCATTTTGACCATTCCGATCCTGGAGCCTATCTTCAAAGTCGCCCCCTTACCTATTGAGGATTGGGCGCTGATGGTGGTCATCGGGCTGCTCCCGCTGGCCGTCGTTGAAGGGGTCAAGTGGGTTCGACGGTAA
- a CDS encoding aldehyde dehydrogenase family protein, producing MTTVTAQIPLHEHVQSFVRTPRKLLIGGRWRDAASGKTFATYNPATGDMLAHVAEGDRADVDHAVTAARTAFESGPWRKLTASERGRLIWKLADLLEAHAEEFAQLESLDNGKPIGVARVADVPLAVDLFRYMAGWATKIEGNTIPISVPYTPGAQYLSYTLREPVGVVAQVIPWNFPLLMAAWKLGPALAAGCTVVLKPAEQTPLSALRLGELICEAGFPDGVVNIVPGFGETAGAALAAHPDVDKVAFTGSTEVGKLILGAAAGNLKKVSLELGGKSPNIVCKDADVESCIPGVASAIFFNHGQCCCAGSRLFIEKGIFDKVVEGVAADAKKIKVGPGMDPTTQMGPLVSDEQQRRVLSYLESGFSQGATAVVGGRKLGNKGYFVEPTVLVDTKQDMKVMQEEIFGPVVCAMPFTDIEEVLPAANNSIYGLAAAVWTRDISKAHRIAAELRAGTVWINCYNILDAALPFGGYKQSGWGREMGHDALELYTEVKAVTVRL from the coding sequence ATGACTACCGTCACTGCACAGATCCCTTTACACGAACACGTTCAATCCTTTGTCCGTACACCTCGCAAGCTACTGATCGGCGGTCGATGGCGCGACGCTGCGTCAGGAAAAACATTTGCCACCTATAACCCCGCCACCGGCGACATGCTTGCCCACGTGGCCGAAGGCGATCGTGCCGATGTGGATCACGCCGTCACGGCAGCGAGAACGGCGTTCGAGAGCGGTCCCTGGCGAAAGCTCACCGCCTCTGAACGTGGACGGCTGATCTGGAAACTGGCCGACTTGCTCGAAGCCCATGCCGAAGAATTCGCCCAACTCGAGTCACTGGACAACGGAAAGCCGATCGGCGTCGCACGGGTAGCTGACGTCCCGCTTGCCGTGGACCTGTTTCGGTATATGGCCGGTTGGGCGACCAAGATCGAAGGGAATACGATTCCCATCTCAGTCCCCTACACTCCCGGAGCTCAGTACCTGTCCTACACCCTCCGCGAACCAGTGGGAGTGGTGGCGCAGGTCATCCCCTGGAATTTCCCGCTGCTGATGGCGGCGTGGAAACTAGGGCCGGCCCTGGCTGCCGGCTGTACCGTGGTCTTGAAACCGGCTGAACAGACGCCACTGTCGGCATTGCGATTAGGCGAACTGATCTGTGAAGCGGGCTTCCCGGACGGCGTCGTCAACATCGTGCCGGGATTCGGCGAGACCGCCGGTGCGGCACTCGCCGCACATCCGGATGTCGACAAAGTGGCCTTCACCGGCTCCACGGAGGTGGGGAAGCTCATTCTTGGCGCCGCGGCAGGAAACCTCAAGAAAGTGTCATTGGAGTTAGGAGGGAAATCGCCGAACATCGTGTGCAAGGATGCCGACGTGGAATCCTGCATCCCGGGAGTGGCGAGCGCGATTTTTTTCAACCATGGCCAATGTTGCTGTGCGGGCTCCCGTTTGTTCATCGAAAAGGGCATCTTCGACAAAGTCGTCGAAGGAGTGGCAGCCGACGCAAAGAAGATCAAAGTCGGGCCGGGAATGGATCCCACGACTCAAATGGGCCCCCTCGTCTCAGATGAGCAACAACGGCGCGTGCTCAGCTATCTGGAGTCTGGATTTTCGCAAGGAGCAACGGCTGTGGTGGGCGGACGCAAACTCGGGAACAAGGGCTACTTTGTAGAGCCGACCGTTCTCGTGGATACGAAGCAAGATATGAAGGTCATGCAGGAGGAGATCTTTGGACCGGTCGTCTGTGCCATGCCGTTCACGGATATCGAGGAGGTGCTGCCCGCGGCAAACAACTCTATTTATGGCCTAGCAGCAGCGGTGTGGACCCGGGACATCAGCAAGGCCCACCGTATCGCGGCGGAGCTACGGGCCGGCACGGTCTGGATCAACTGTTACAACATCCTCGACGCGGCCTTGCCGTTCGGCGGCTACAAACAATCGGGCTGGGGGCGAGAAATGGGCCACGACGCGCTGGAACTCTACACCGAGGTGAAAGCCGTCACCGTGCGGTTGTGA